The genomic interval GGGTGGCTGCGCAGCGCCGCGGAATCCGGGGTCGGCGTCTCGCCGATGACGACCGGGATCGGCTGCTGGTCGAGCAGCGACCCATCGCCCGCCCGTGCGGTCAGGGCGGGGTCGTCGGCGAGCACCGTTCCGGTTCCCGCGACGATCGAATCGGCCAAGGCGCGCCGGCGGTGGACATCGGCGCGTGCCTGCGGTCCGGTGATCCACTGGCTGGTGCCGTCGGATGCCGCGGCCCGGCCATCCAGGCTCTGCGCCCACTTCACCGTGACGTGCGGTCGGTCGAGCCTCTGAACGGTCAGCCACGGTGCCAGAAGGGCCGTCGCGTCATCGGCGAGGAGACCGGATTCGACATCCACGCCCGCTGCACTGAGTCGTTCGCCGCCTCCGGCCGAGCGCTCGCCCGGATCGGCGATGGCGTACACGACGCGCGCGACTCCCGCGGAGATCAACGCCTCGGAGCACGGGCCGGTGCGACCGTGGTGATTGCAGGGTTCGAGTGTGACCACGGCGGTCGCGCCGTGCGCCGCGCCGGGCGCGAGCTTGGACAGCGCGTCGATCTCGGCGTGGACGGTGCCGGCCCCGCGATGCCAGCCCTCGGCGAGGATCTCGCCGTCGTGCGACAGGATCACGGCGCCGACCTGCGGATTCACCCCGCGAGGTCCGTGCTGGGCCAGGGCGAGCGCGCGATGCATCGCATCACGTTCCGCCTGTGTCGCCGGCATCCGAATCCCTCATCCAGGCTCCGGGGAATGGCGAACGGCGGCGCGCTGCGCCGCTCGTGCTGCCTCCCATCCGGACTCGCAGCAGATGTCTGCTGCATCACCGTCGGTTCCGGATTTCCACCGGATCGGCCGCGGCGGCATCCGGACGGATGCTGATGCCTTGGCTCGCGGACTGTCACCGCCGGTTCGGATTCCCACCGACCCCGGAGCACGTTTTATGCTCTTGAGTCTAAGTCAACGCCGCCGGCGCGAGATCATTCCATGTCGCCGCATGAACTCGCGCCGGCCCGACACCCAACGTTTCCTTCAGCTTTCCCGAGCATCCGGTTGAGCGCCGCGCCGGTGTCCAGACGTGGACTTAGGCTTGATCCGGGGGGTAGCGATGTCCTACGGGGGAACCGGGTTCGGCGCACTGAGTGAACGCCCATACGCCGAAGTGCTGATCATCGGCGGTGGCATCAACGGACTTGCGACGTTCCGCGATCTCGCTCTGCAGGGCGTGGATGTCGCCCTGATCGAACGCGATGATTTCGTGAGCGGTGCGTCGGCCGCCTCATCCCACATGATCCACGGCGGCATCCGGTATCTCGAGAACGGTGAGTTCCGCCTTGTCCACGAGTCGGTCACCGAGCGGAACGCGCTGCTGCGAACCGCTCCGCACTACGTGCGGCCGCTGCAGACGACGATCCCCATATTCTCGACGTTCTCCGGCGTGCTGGGTGCACCGTTGCGGTTCCTCCGGCATGGCTCCGTCAGCAATCGCGAGCGCGGCGCCGTGCTCATCAAGATCGGGCTCGTCATCTACGACTCTTTCTCACGCGGTGGGGGCCGCGAACCGCGCCACGAGTTCCACGGTCGGCGGCGCTCGCTCGCGCAGCTGCCCGCGCTGAACCCTCGCGTCAAGTACACCGCGACGTACTGGGATGCCTCGCTCCACGACCCGGAACGACTGGCGATCGACGTGCTCCGCGATGGCCGCGCCGCAGGCGGCGACCGTGCAAGGGCCGCCAACTACAGCGCCGCGGTCGGGGTCGACAACGGCCGCGTCGTGGTGCGCGACCGGCAGACCGGTGCGGAGGTGCCGTTCGCGGCATCCGTCGTCATCAACGCCTCCGGCCCGTGGACAGACCTCACGAACCTCTCGCTCGGCGACCCCACCCACCACATGGGCGGAACCAAGGGCTCGCACATCGTGCTCGATCACCCCGAGCTGCTCGCGGCGACGGGCGGGCGCGAGCTGTTCTTCGAGAACAACGACGGCCGGATCGTCCTCATCTACCCGCTCAAGGGCCGAGTGCTGGTGGGCACCACCGACCTCGAGCACGACATGACCGATCCGATCGTGTGCACCGAGGCCGAGGTGGAGTACTTCATCGGGCTCATCGGGCAGGTACTCCCCGACATCGAGGTGACGCCCGACCAGATCGTCTACCGCTTCGCCGGGGTGCGCCCGCTGCCGGGCCACGGCAACATCGCACCCGGGTTCGTGTCGCGCGAGTACCGCATCGACGCCGAGCAGATCGTCGGCGGCGATGCGACGGTCCTCAGCCTCGTCGGCGGCAAGTGGACCACGTTCCGCGCGTCGGCCGAGCACCTCGCCGACCGCGCGCTCGATCTGCTCGCGCAGCCGCGTCGCCGCTCGACGAGAGGCGTCGCGATCGGCGGGGGCCTCGGATTCCCGACGACGGAGCGTTCGCGGCGCCAGTGGATCGATCGTCACGCGGCCGGACTGCCGCTGGATCGCGTGGCGATCCTGCTCGACCGCTACGGCACGGTCGCCGAAGAGGTGATCTCGGCGATCGTCGCCGACGACGCGGATGAGGTGCTCGACCAGCTCCCGACCTACAGCACGGCCGAATTGCGCCACATCGCGCGCACCGAGGATGTCGTGCACCTCGATGATCTGCTGATGCGACGCTCGAGCCTCGCATTCACCGGCGCAGTGTCGGTCGACGCGGCGAACGAGGTGGCGCGGGCGATCGCTCCTGCTCTCGGCTGGGATGACGCGCGCATCGCCGAGGAGACCGCGCGCGGCGTCGCCCGCGTGCATGCCGCGGACCCGTCCTGGGCCGGCAGATCGGTCACCGCGCGGTAGCCTGACCCCACCGGTCGCAGGGATGCGGTCCGATGACCGTGCGCGGGCGGAGCTGCCCGCAGAGAAGGAGCCGATGGTGGCGGACCACGTCCTGGCTATCGATCAGGGGACCACGTCGACGCGGGCGATCGTCTTCGACCAGGGCGGCACCATCGTGTCGGTCGCGCAGCGCGAGCACGAGCAGATCATGCCGCACGCGGGCTGGGTGGAGCACGACCCGGTGGAGATCTGGACGAACACCGAGTGGGTCACGTCCGCCGCCCTGGCGCGCGCGGGGCTCGGCGCGATGGATGTCGCCGGCATCGGCGTGACGAATCAGCGCGAGACGGCCATGGTCTGGGACCGCCGCACCGGGCACCCCGTGCACAATGCGCTCGTGTGGCAGGACACCCGCACCCAGCCCCGGATCGATGAGCTCGTGGCGGTGGGCGGCGGGGGAGTGGATCGGTTCGCGGATGTCACCGGCCTGCCCCTCGCCACGTACTTCTCGGCGTCCAAGGTCGCGTGGATCCTCGAGAACGTCGACGGGGCGCGCGCTGCGGCCGAAGCGGGCGACCTGCTGTTCGGCACGCCAGACACGTGGATCGTATGGAACCTCACCGGCGGCCGGCGCGGCGGCATCCACATCACCGACGTCACCAACGCGAGCCGAACGCTGCTCATGGACCTCCGCACACTCGATTGGTCGGACGAGCTGCTCGGCGTGTGGGGCATCCCGCGCGCGATGATGCCCGACATCCGCTCGTCGTCCGAGGTCTACGGCGAGGCTGCGCTGCCCGGTGCCGCCGATGGGCTGCCCATCGCGGGCATCCTCGGCGACCAGCAGGCGGCGACGTTCGGCCAGGCCGCCTTCGACGCCGGGGAGTCGAAGAACACGTACGGCACCGGCAACTTCCTGCTGGTGAACACCGGAACCGACATCGTGCGCTCGGGCAACGGGCTCATCACGACCGTCGCGTATCGCTGCGGCGACGAGCCGGCACGCTATGCACTCGAGGGATCCATCGCGGTCACGGGTTCGCTCGTGCAGTGGCTGCGCGACAACCTCGGCATCATCCAGCGCTCCGAAGAGATCGAGACCCTTGCGGCATCTGTCGAGGACAACGGCGGCGCCTACTTCGTGCCGGCCTTCTCCGGCCTGTTCGCGCCGTACTGGCGCCCGGACGCCCGGGGCGCGCTCGTGGGACTCACGCGATTCGTGAACAAGGCGCACATCGCGCGCGCCGCGCTGGAGTCGACCGGGTTCCAGACCCGCGACGTCGTCGAAGCCGTCGTCGCCGACACCGGACGAGCGCTCGACGAGATCCGGGTCGACGGCGGGATGACGCGCGACAAGGTCTTGATGCAGTTCCAGGCCGACATCCTGGGCATCCCCGTCATCCGCCCGAAAGTCGTCGAGACGACCGCGCTCGGCGCGGCCTACGCCGCGGGGCTCGCGACGGGAGTGTGGGCGAGCCGCGACGACCTGCGCGCCCACTGGAAAGAGGACGTGCGATTCGAGCCGCGGATGCCGGAGGCCGAGCGCGAGCAGCGGTACGGCCAGTGGAAGAAGGCCGTGTCGAAGTCCCTCGACTGGGTCGACGACGACGCCCGCGCCCTGATGGGCACCACCGACGGGTGAGTTCGCTCGCACCGGTCGTTGAGCGAGCCGAAGGCAGGCCGAACGGGTGAACCACCGGTCGTTGAGCGAGCCGAAGGCGTGACGAAACGCGCCTGCGCGCTACTTGAGCAGGCGTGACAGACGACGGTCGGCGAGGATCTTGCCGCCGGTCTGACACGTGGGGCAGTACTCGAGGGAATTGTCCGCGAAGAACACGCTTCGGACGGTGTCGCCGCAGACCGGGCAGACCTCGCCGCGGCGACCGTGCACCCGCATCCCGCGGCGCTTGGCGTCCTTGAGTTCGGCTGGCGGCTTGCCGGATGCCTCGGCCACCGCTTCCGTGAGGGTCGAGGTCATCGCTGCGAAGAGCGTGTCGATCTCGTCGTCGGTGAGACTCGCGGCCAGGGCGTAGGGCGAGGTCTTCGCGGCGTGCAGGATCTCGTCGGAGTAGGCGTTGCCGACGCCCGCGATGACCATCTGGTCGCGCAGCACGCCCTTGATCTGCGTGCGGCGCCCTGCCAGCAGCCCGGCGAGCGTGTCTCTCGTGAACCCGGGGTCGAGCGGGTCGGGGCCGAGCCGGGCGATGCCGGGCACGTCATCCGGTTCACGGGCGACGTACACGGCGAGCGACTTCTTCGTGCCGGCCTCGGTGAGGTCGAAGCCCGAGCCGTCGCTCAGCGCGACGCGGAGCGCGATCGGCGTCTTGCCGGGGCGGATGACGGTCGCCGTGAGCTGGTCGTACCACCGGAGCCAGCCCGCCTTCGCGAGGTGGAAGATCAGGTGGGGCGAGGCATCCGGGGCCCTCGTCGACAGATCGATGAACTTGCCGTGGCGGCTGGCGCCGGTGATCTCGGCCCCCTTCAGCGAATCGACGGGCGGATCGTACGTCTTCAGCGCGGCGATGTTCGCCACCGTCACGCGCGTGATCGTGAGGCCGGCCAGACGTCCGTCCAGGAAGTCGACGAGCCCCTGCACCTCGGGCATCTCGGGCATGACGTCATCCTCCCATGAGGGTGGGACCGCGGGTCGGGTCCGCGTCGATCAGGCGTCCAGCACCGGCCATGGCCGCGGTGCGCGGTCGTCCGTCGCGAGGAGCCCCGCGATCCACCCGTCATCGCGTCCACGCGGACCTACGAGGCCCTGGCGGACGAGGCCCTCGTAACGGAATCCGAGGGCCCGCGCGGCGCGTGCCGATGGCACGTTTCCGACCACCGCGCGCCACTCGATGCGTTCGAGGGCGAGCCCGTCGGAATCGAACGCGAAGTCGATCACGGCGCCGGCCGCTTCGGTGAGATACCCGTGGCCGCGGGCGGCCGCCGCCATCCAGTACCCGATCTCCGCCGCCCCGCCGCGTTCGAGCCGGTGCAGGCCGAGCATCCCGACCCAGTGGTCGTCGGCACGGATCGCCCAGTTCAGTTCGGTCTCGGCATCCCACCCCGCTGCCGCTTTCGCGATGAACCCCTCGGCGTCGCTCAGGGCGTACGGGGACGGCAGGGTCGTCCAGCGCGGAACCACGGGATCCTGCGCGGCGTCGGTGATCGCGGCGGCATCGGCGAGAGTCGGCGGCGACAGTACGAGGCGCGCAGTGCGGAGGGTCACGGGTGCCATCCGGCCACCTTAGCCCGGGGGTCGGGATCGCCGCCCCCCTTTCAGGTGCTCCTTTCCAGCACCGGCCACACCTGCGGCATCCGGTCATCAGTCGCGAGGAGCCCGGCGATCCAGCCGTCCTCGCGGCCACGGTTTCCGACCTGGGCCCGACGGAGCAGGCCCTCGTAGCGGAAGCCCAGCGCGCGGGCGGTGCGGGCTGACGGAATGTTGCCGGCCACAGAACGCCACTCGATGCGCTCGAGCTTTCCGCCATCCGGTGAGAAGCCCCAGTCGATGACCGCGCGTGCCGCCTCGGTCAGAAGGCCGCGGCCGCGAGCGCGGGGGACCATCCAGTAGCCGATCTCCGCGGCACCGTCGCCGTCCGCGAGCAGAGCGATCACTCCCGCGAGGTCGTCGTCGGCTCGCACCGCCCACGTGTACTCGGACTCCTTCGCCCAGTGCTGGGCGACGATCGGGATGAAGCCCTCCGCGTGCTTTCGCTCGTAGGGACTGGGCAGGGCTACGTAGCGCTGGATGGCCGGGTCCTGGCACGCCTCGAAGATCGCGTCGACGTCGGTTTCGTTCGGAGCGGACAGGACGGCACGGGCGGTGCGCAGCTCGGCGGGCTCCATCGCATCACCCTATCCACGACGGCGGGCGCTGAGTCGCGTTGAACGTCCCAAAACTCCGCCTCGTAGTGGGCCCGAACGCGGCCGGGCCCGACATCCCCCCGCCTGGACTACTTCCGGCGAAGCAGACCGACCTTGTCGTAGACGTCGCCGAGCGTGCGGTTGGCGACTTCTTCGGCCTTGCCTGCGTTGACGGCGAGCACGCGGTCGAGCTCGGCGGGGTCGTCGAGCAGGTCGAGCGCGCCCTGGCGCACCGGTCCGAACTCGTTCACGACCACCTCGGCGAGGCCCTTCTTGAAGTCGCCGTACCCGCGACCCAGGAACTCGTCCTCGATGGACGGGATCTGCCGCCCCGTCAGGGCCGCGTAGATCACCAGCAGGTTCGAGACGCCGGGCTTCTTCTCGCGGTCATAGCGAACCGAACCCTCGCTGTCGGTCACGGCGCGCATGATCTTCTTCGCGCTCTTCGAGGGATCGTCGAGCAGCCACAGCACGCCGGCGTCGGACTCCGCCGACTTCGACATCTTCGCCGTGGGGTTCTGCAGATCGAAGATGCGCGCGGTGTCCTGCTGGATCACCGGCATCGGAACCTTGAACGTCTGCCCGTAACGGGAGTTGAAGCGCTCGGCGAGGTCGCGTGTGAGTTCGACGTGCTGCTTCTGGTCGTCGCCGACGGGCACGATGTCGGTCTGATAGAGCAGGATGTCGGCAGCCATCAGCACCGGGTAGGTGAACAGCCCCACCGAGGTGGCGTCGGTGCCGAACCGCTGCGACTTGTCCTTGAACTGCGTCATGCGACCGGCCTCGCCGTAGCCCGTGATCGTGGAGAGGATCCACGCGAGCTCGGGGTGTGCCGGCACGTGCGACTGGACGTACAGGGTGGACTTCGACGGCTCGATGCCGGCTGCGATGTACTGGGCCGCCGTCCGCCGCGTCTTCTCGCGCAGCTCAGCCGGGTCGTTGGGCTGAGTCAACGCGTGCAGGTCGACGACGGAGAAGAATGCGTCGTACGCCTCCTGCAGATCGCGCCACTGCATGAGCGCCCCGATGTAGTTGCCGATCTGCAGAGAGTCGGCCGAGGGCTGCATGCCGGAATAGAGGCGCGGTTTGCTCATCCGACCAGTCTAGGAGCGGATGTCGTGGCCTCCGTCGCCGCTGCCCCGGTCGTCAACGCCCGATCGTGTAGTCCGCGACGACGGGGGAGTGATCGCTCCAGCGGGTGTCCCACGTCGGAGCACGCACGACGCGGTAGTCGCTCACGCGCTCGGCGAGCTCGGCGGTGGCGAGGTGATAGTCGATCCGCCAGCCGGCGTCGTTGTCGAAGGCCTTCCCGCGGCTGGACCACCAGGTGTACGGGCCGTCGATCTCGCCGTGGAAGCGCCGGCCGACGTCGACCCACCCGAGTCCGAGACCCACCGATCCATCGACGGCGAGCACTCTCGCGCCCGCTTCGCCGAGAATCCGGTCGAAGTAGGACCGCTCGCGCGGGAGGAACCCCGCGCTCTTCACGTTGCCCTTCCAATTGCGGATGTCGAACTCGCGGTGCCCGACATTGAGGTCACCGGTGACGAGGGCCAGCGAAGTGTCCGCTTCGAGTTGAGCCATCCGCACCGCCATCTCGTCGAGGAAGCGCCATTTGACCTCCTGCCGGGGAGTGTTCGCCTCGCCGGAGGGCACGTAGGCGCTCACGGCGGTGAGCACCTCGCCACCGAAGTCGAAGTCCGCCTCGATCCAGCGGCCGGTGAGGTCGACCGACCCGTCGCCGAGGCCGGTGCGCACCGCCATCGGCTCCGCACGGCTGGCGATCGCGACGCCCGCCCGACCCTTCGCGAGTGCCTCGTCGTTCACGATCAGCCAGCCTGGCAAGGCGGTCGCAAGATCGGCTGCGGTCGCCCGCACCTCCTGGAGCGTCATGATGTCGACACCCGCAGCATCGAGCCAGGCGATCATGCCGTTGCGCACCGCCGCCCGGATGCCATTGACGTTGACAGAAGCGATACGGACTCGTGGCACGCCGCCAGCCTATCCGCGCCCGCCGACACGAGCGGTTCCCCAGGATCAGTCCAAGATGCCGCTCTTCACGGGAACCGGTGGGGCTGATGCCTCGACCTGACGAAGTTCCTCTTCGGCCTCGCGGACCGCGCGGTCGGCAAGCCAAGCCCGGAACCACGGCGCGTGCTCCTTCGCATCCTCGGCGGTACGCAGCCGTACCTGCGCGGCGAGGAGCAGGGCCGCGTGCTCGGCCGCGACGCGCTCGGCCTCGGTCTGCGGGAGTATCGCGACGTTGCGGTCGTTGGCCGCGACGGCGATCCACGCGGCGCTGACGAGCATCACGATCCCCATGAGCCGGAACCACAGCAGCAGCCCGATGAAGATCGCGAAGGTCGCGAGCAGCGGATTCGACGGCGTGTAGCTGAGCAGCCAGCCGGCTCCGAGCTGCAGGATCGAAAGGCCGATGCCGCCGATCATCGCGCCGGGCCAGATTCGCCGCCAGGCGAGCTGCGCACCGGAGAGGAACCGGAACAGGCCGGCGAGTGCCGCGGAAGTCACGGCGAAGCCGATGAGGATCGAGCCGGTTCGTATGCTCGCATTCACCCATCCGTCGGCCACGCTCACACCGAGGAGCGAGGCCATCGTCGTGAGTGCCCACGTGCCGATCGATCCCAGCACCGCTCCGAGGACGAGGGCGATGCCGAAGATGGTTGCAGCCAGAAGGTCACGGGCTTTCAGAAGGACATAGCTGCGCCGATCCGGGGGCAGCCCGAAGATGTCGCGCACCGCACGTCGTGCGTATGTCACGAAGCCGATCGCGGTCCAGATCAGAGTGCCGAGAGCGATGACACCCGTCCAGCCGAGCACTCCGGAGTTCTGCGAGGCGATGGCCTGAACCTGCTCGGGAGTCGCGATGCCCCCCGACTCGGCGATCAATCCCGGGATGTAGGTGTTGATGAGATTGATCAGCGCAGTCACAGCCTCTTCGCTGCCACCGAGCCAAAGGCCCGTGATCGCGAAGGCGACGTAGATCGCCGCGAAAGATGCGAACAGGGCCTGGTAGCTCACTCCCGCCGCGAGCAGGAATCCGTTGTGGATCAGGAAGTGCCGCCACACCCGCACGGGGAACCAAGCCATCGTCGCCCTCGTGATGCGGGTGGCTCGCGAGATGGGTTCGTCGAACCGGACTCGCAGCGAGGACTGGGTCTCCTCCCAGCGCTGGCGGAGCGATTCTTCACGCTGTGCAGCATCCCGTGCGGACTGCTCCGCGCTGGGCGCCACGCCGCCGCCTCGATTCTGGGCCACGGTGAAAGATTAGCGAGCGGCGGCGTCCGCCTTGCTACGCCCGGCCGCGCAGCACCGCCTGCTTGACCTCGGCGATCGCCTTGGTCACCTCGATGCCGCGGGGGCACGCCTCGGTGCAGTTGAAGGTGGTGCGACAGCGCCACACGCCTTCCTTGTCGTTCAGGATGTCGAGTCGGACGTCGGCGGCGTCATCCCGCGAGTCGAAGATGAACCGGTGCGCGTTGACGATCGCGGCTGGGCCGAAGTACTGCCCATCGGTCCAGAACACCGGACACGATGACGTGCATGCCGCGCAGAGAATGCACTTGGTGGTGTCGTCGAAGACCTCGCGGTCGACGATCGACTGGATTCGCTCCTTGCCCTCGGGGGGCGTGGAGTTCGCGATGAGGAACGGCTGCACCTCGCGGTACGACGCGAAGAACGGCTCCATGTCGACGACGAGGTCCTTCTCGAGCGGCAGGCCCTTGATCGCCTCGACGTAGATCGGCTGCGAGATGTCGAGGTCCTTGATGAGGGTCTTGCACGCCAGGCGGTTGCGTCCGTTGATGCGCATCGCGTCGGAGCCGCAGATGCCGTGGGCGCATGAACGGCGGAATGTCAGCGACCCGTCCACCTCCCACTTGATCTTGTGCAGGGCGTCCAGCACGCGGTCGGTGGAGTACAGCTCGACGTCGTAGTCCACCCAGCGCGGCTCCTCGTCGACCTCCGGATCGAAGCGCCGGATGATGAACGTGATGAGGAATGACTGGATGCCGGTGTCCACCGCCACTTCTGCCGTCGGTCCCTGAGCCTGTAGAACGGCGTCGGCGTCGGTGCGCTCGATGATGTCGGTTGCAGAGGTCATCTCAGTACTTCCTCTCCATCGGCTGGTAGCGCGTGATGACGACCGGCTTCCAGTCGAGGCGGATGTGGTCCTCGGAGTGGGAGGAGCCGGCATCCCCCGACAGGTACGCCATCGTGTGCTTCATGTAGGTCTCGTCGTCGCGCTTCGGGTAGTCGTCGCGCATGTGGCCGCCCCGGCTCTCCTTGCGGTTGCGTGCCGTGACCACGACGACCTCGGCGATGTCGAGCAGGAAGCCGAGCTCGACGGCCTCGAGCAGGTCGGTGTTGTACCGCTTGCCCTTGTCGTCGACGTGGATGTTCTTGAACCGCTCGCGCAGCTCCTCGATGACATCGAGAACCTCGCCGAGCGACTCGTCGGTGCGGAACACCTGGGCCTTGCGATCCATCTCGTCCTGCAGCTTCTTGCGCAGCACGGCGATCCGCTCGGTTCCGGTTCCGGCGCGCAGACCCTCGATCAGGTTGCGCACCTCGGCGGCGGGGTCTTCGGGCAGGTCGACGAATGGGGCGGTCTTCACGTACTCGACCGCGTTGCGCCCCGCCCGCTTGCCGAAGACGTTGATGTCGAGCAGCGAGTTGGTACCGAGGCGGTTCGACCCGTGCACCGAGACGCACGCGCACTCGCCCGCGGCATAGAGCCCAGGGACGACCGTCGTGTTGTTCGAGAGCACCTGCGCATCGTTGTTGGTCGGGATGCCGCCCATCGCATAGTGGGCGGTGGGCATCACCGGCACCGGCTCGACGACCGGGTCGACGCCGAGGTAGGTGCGAGCGAACTCGGTGATGTCGGGCAGCTTGGTTTCGAGCACCTCGGCGCCGAGGTGCGTGCAGTCCAGCAGCACGTAGTCGCGGTGGGGGCCCGCGCCGCGACCCTCGGCGACCTCCTGCACCATGCAGCGACTCACGATGTCGCGGGGTGCGAGGTCTTTGATGGTCGGCGCGTATCGCTCCATGAAGCGCTCACCCGACGCGTTGCGCAGGATCGCTCCTTCGCCTCGGGCGCCCTCGGTGAGCAGGATGCCGAGCCCGGCGAGACCGGTCGGGTGGAACTGGAAGAACTCCATGTCTTCGAGCGGCAGACCCTTGCGCCAGATGATGCCGACGCCGTCTCCGGTGAGGGTGTGGGCGTTGGAGGTGGTCTTGTAGATCTTGCCGAAGCCGCCGGTCGCGAAGATCACGGCCTTGGACTGGAACACATGCAGGTCGCCGGTCGCGAGCTCGTACGCGACCACCCCGGCGATCTGCGTGCTGCCGTCATCCGCCTTCACCGTCACGAGGTCGAGCACGTAGTACTCGTTGAAGAAGTTGATGCCCAGGCGCACGCAGTTCTGGAAAAGGGTCTGCAGGATCATGTGGCCGGTGCGGTC from Microbacterium pumilum carries:
- the sdhA gene encoding succinate dehydrogenase flavoprotein subunit, which produces MTTQTPTGSESTASYVKDGVHYHQFDIVIVGAGGAGMRAAIEAGPGAKTAVISKLYPTRSHTGAAQGGMAAALANVEEDSWEWHTFDTVKGGDYLVDQDAAEILAKEAIDAVIDLENMGLPFNRTPEGKIDQRRFGGHTADHGKTPVRRACYAADRTGHMILQTLFQNCVRLGINFFNEYYVLDLVTVKADDGSTQIAGVVAYELATGDLHVFQSKAVIFATGGFGKIYKTTSNAHTLTGDGVGIIWRKGLPLEDMEFFQFHPTGLAGLGILLTEGARGEGAILRNASGERFMERYAPTIKDLAPRDIVSRCMVQEVAEGRGAGPHRDYVLLDCTHLGAEVLETKLPDITEFARTYLGVDPVVEPVPVMPTAHYAMGGIPTNNDAQVLSNNTTVVPGLYAAGECACVSVHGSNRLGTNSLLDINVFGKRAGRNAVEYVKTAPFVDLPEDPAAEVRNLIEGLRAGTGTERIAVLRKKLQDEMDRKAQVFRTDESLGEVLDVIEELRERFKNIHVDDKGKRYNTDLLEAVELGFLLDIAEVVVVTARNRKESRGGHMRDDYPKRDDETYMKHTMAYLSGDAGSSHSEDHIRLDWKPVVITRYQPMERKY
- a CDS encoding succinate dehydrogenase iron-sulfur subunit; protein product: MTSATDIIERTDADAVLQAQGPTAEVAVDTGIQSFLITFIIRRFDPEVDEEPRWVDYDVELYSTDRVLDALHKIKWEVDGSLTFRRSCAHGICGSDAMRINGRNRLACKTLIKDLDISQPIYVEAIKGLPLEKDLVVDMEPFFASYREVQPFLIANSTPPEGKERIQSIVDREVFDDTTKCILCAACTSSCPVFWTDGQYFGPAAIVNAHRFIFDSRDDAADVRLDILNDKEGVWRCRTTFNCTEACPRGIEVTKAIAEVKQAVLRGRA